In a single window of the Vicia villosa cultivar HV-30 ecotype Madison, WI unplaced genomic scaffold, Vvil1.0 ctg.006624F_1_1, whole genome shotgun sequence genome:
- the LOC131643027 gene encoding replication protein A 70 kDa DNA-binding subunit C-like, whose translation MMAFHFKPQTLHLAYLPLLLSPINISFLFFMYGLRYISFHATLLVVTLNGYCFNLSIFPFLQNMSRKFDCIRDISDRKETWRLAVRIIDVWSVVNSKGAEHLEMVIMDAAGDRIQVLIRADHTDKWKPRIQENMTCIINNGTVFDNDFQWKLCDHSKKFVFLGGTTMKQMDLQNMPPLKYYFKKFCEINAGKCHLNRLEDIIGVVHEINNMQSNTPGKKTFVALSIKDLSGDIINCTLWESYGIKFLEYYNDPTNTGAIVIILTHAMIKDSQVSNAWSGSKLLINEDIQEISEFLSKLPANEQSQKPSQSAKSMSLWSGGSQFTTLEKFVHKAKCIPLGQFCKIKQDMLCVTVGTTTKFYVSKHGWFYYGCTKCSVKATDLNNPYQCVCGENVHKPIPRYKVDIYVYDGESKFRFVFWDAECEQIIGQSADSMHKSMLENGEDDPMVYPDELDMLLDKKMALRAKVQPTFGQASVWKFSYDEEFVSQIQKDYIADEAHSLPAIPNAVADHVDTSIESLSAFGENDPDKSLANTPSKSVSHGVDAEESDCQLLGLTQYSGTKPPKKVKIEANA comes from the exons ATGATGGCTTTTCATTTCAAGCCCCAAACCCTACATTTGGCTTATCTTCCTCTTCTGCTTTCGCCCATCAATATTAGCTTTTTATTTTTCATGTATGGATTGCGATACATCTCCTTCCATGCCACACTTTTAGTTGTTACTCTAAACGGCTATTGTTTTAATCTGTCTATTTTTCCATTTCTGCAGAATATGAGTCGTAAATTTGACTGCATAAGAGACATCAGCGACAGGAAGGAAACATGGAGACTGGCTGTTCGAATTATTGATGTATGGAGCGTTGTTAACAGTAAGGGTGCTGAACATCTGGAGATGGTTATCATGGATGCTGCG GGTGATCGAATTCAAGTTTTGATTAGGGCTGATCATACAGATAAGTGGAAACCAAGAATTCAAGAGAATATGACTTGCATAATCAACAACGGGACTGTATTTGATAACGATTTCCAGTGGAAGCTGTGTGACCATTCAAAGAAATTCGTGTTCCTTGGTGGTACGACCATGAAACAAATGGATTTACAAAATATGCCTCCTCTGAAGTATTATTTCAAAAAGTTTTGCGAAATCAATGCTGGAAAATGTCATCTTAACAGGCTTGAAG ATATTATAGGCGTTGTACATGAGATAAACAATATGCAATCAAACACTCCAGGAAAGAAGACATTTGTGGCCCTCAGTATCAAAGATTTGAG CGGCGACATCATTAACTGCACCTTATGGGAGAGCTATGGTATTAAGTTTTTGGAATATTATAATGATCCAACAAACACGGGTGCTATCGTCATCATACTAACCCATGCAATGATCAAGGATTCTCAgg TATCCAATGCATGGAGTGGTTCAAAGCTGCTAATCAACGAAGACATCCAGGagatttctgagtttttgtcAAA GTTGCCTGCAAATGAACAATCCCAAAAGCCATCGCAATCTGCCAAATCCATGTCTCTTTGGTCTGGTGGATCCCAGTTTACAACACTTGAAAAATTTGTTCATAAGGCAAAGTGCATTCCTTTGGGTCAATTCTGCAAAATCAAACAA gacATGTTATGTGTTACTGTTGGAACTACCACGAAATTTTATGTATCCAAGCATGGTTGGTTTTACTATGGATGCACAAAGTGCTCTGTGAAAGCTACTGATTTGAACAATCCATACCAGTGTGTGTGTGGCGAAAATGTTCACAAACCTATACCAAG GTACAAAGTTGATATATATGTTTATGACGGTGAATCAAAGTTTCGGTTTGTATTTTGGGATGCCGAATGTGAGCAGATCATAGGACAATCTGCTGATAGCATGCATAAATCAATGTTAGAG AATGGTGAAGATGATCCCATGGTTTATCCTGACGAGCTTGACATGTTGTTGGATAAGAAAATGGCTTTGAGAGCTAAAGTTCAGCCAACCTTTGGGCAAGCATCTGTTTGGAAGTTTTCTTATGATGAAGAATTTGTcagtcaaattcaaaaggattatATTGCTGATGAG GCTCATAGTCTTCCTGCCATTCCAAATGCTGTTGCTGATCATGTTGATACTTCCATT GAGTCCTTATCTGCATTTGGAGAAAATGATCCTGACAAGAGTTTGGCCAATACCCCATCAAAGAGTGTTTCTCATGGTGTTGATGCTGAAGAATCTGATTGTCAGCTTTTAGGACTTACACAATATTCAGGAACCAAGCCACCCAAAAAAGTGAAGATTGAGGCAAATGCTTGA